In Vidua macroura isolate BioBank_ID:100142 chromosome 9, ASM2450914v1, whole genome shotgun sequence, the genomic window GCAGATTCAGattgaaacattttctttatgtttttctgtcatttaaaaTAGTGTTGGCACACATCACCTTTTGACACAACCATTCTGAATCTTTATTGTTGTAAAATGAAGTCACCATAttggagggggaaaagagaggaataGGTCTACTATAGTGCATTcatctttaaattttttatcaATGAGAACATTAAATGtcaaaaaagaagataaaagggAGGGCAGAAACCCAGACTTTTCTTTCATGTCATCTAGTTTTTCTAACAATTCTAGAAAATACATGCTCAAGTTCATTTTTAGAAAAGACATACATTTAAGTCTTGAAAAATTACTGTACTTGTGATTAAATCTAGATGATAAGTTAACATATTTACCTCATTTTATCAGAAAGATTGCCTCAATATCAAGAATTGCTCGTTCTTGACTGATGCAGTATTTCATTATGGTATGGAAACAACTCATCAAAAATAGATTTGGGGAATGGGTTGGAATTCAGTTGCAAACAGGTGAAACCTTAATGATGGGTTTCCAGTTCGAGAATTGTCCATTCCCCTTGAGGGGACGAGCAGTCTTCAGATGAAAAGCTTGCCACTGTAATGCTTGCTGAGGAGTCGTCAAGTGGAGACATGAGTTCAGTCCACCTACTGAACGTGTCAACTTGTGAGGTACCCTGAGGATTCGAACCATCGCGTGCCAGAAACAGTGTCTGATTGATAAGACATTGTGCTAAGTTAAGGTCTTCAGGAAGAGAGTTTTTGAAATCTATATTCGAGTCCTGCTCAGATAACAATTGCCTGAGTAGAGTCCAGTCCTGTTCTGCAAACTGTTGATCTTCAAAATCCATCTCTAGAACTGCTGTTTCTGAATCCATCCTCTGCTCAATTGCTTCTCCAACATCCATCTCATATATTGGAGAAAGGGTTTTTGAAGGCCGATGTTCATACATGCAGGTTTGTGCCATTGTGTCATAATCATCTATGTCTCCTGAAATAATTCACAATACTGTACAATGTAAAAATTGTAGATGATCCTCCCCTCAGGGCTGTGTAGAGCAAAATTTAATTCATTCAGGAAGGACAATCCAATCAGGTTAAAAAAGGGGGGATGGAGGGTTATACAAAATTGACAAAATTTGAGGCATTTATTTCCTATATAAAAAACAAAGTATGATTTATAAATTAAGTTAAAGCAGCAATCACCACTGGTAATTAACAATAACCTCCATAATTAAGTTTCTGATACAGAAAATGACAATGTAAATATACACTTAATGCACATGAAATTTCTCATTTACtacataaattaaatttagacCAGGAGGTGCATAGAGGGAATTAATAGAGAATGATTACTGAATGGTGACTTAAGCTATGTCAGCTTAGAAgagaattaaaaccaaaattgtTTATCCACAGGCTTATTTCTATACTGCACATGCAagggcagctgcaggcaagggcaagcaaacttaaaaaaaaaatagtacaaCTTTGAATGTCTTCTTGTTCTGTGGTCTGGCTGAACATAGATCATCATCAGTGTTTCATTACTCTTGAATACACAATAGTTGTAATCAACACTATTGTATATTTTTGATGGGATAAACAGACTGAATTATTGATATAAAgaagacaaaacacaaaactAGACAAGTATTCATCTAGCTACATGAAACAAGTTAGAACTTTTTTGTATATAAGCATCAGTTCTAAGTATAATCTCTCTTTAGGAAATAAGCTTTTACTGGTAAAATTTAGAATTTTAGACATCTCATAAGCTCTAAAGCAGAGTTCAAACCTACTCCCACTGGTGTATATGGCAAATATTCAGTTATATTCAGTGGGAGAATGATCCAAAtttgtatataatatataaataaataaattacaacAATAATGCATATAGCTGTTCAGGTAAACAGTTCAGTGCGCTTTAGTTAAGGTTATTACTTTAGTTATTGCACATCCCATTCAGACATACTATATGTTGTCAAGCAGACAAAACAAATACTAAGATTCCATCAAAAGCTGATGCTGTCAATGTTAGATTGGATCAAAAATAACTGAAGTACAGACAACTGCATCCAATCTTTCTTTTAGCATTACAGAACATCTCTTGTAGTCAAGTTTCTCATTGAACAGCAGGGTATTGACGGATATTTCAAACAGACAAGCATTCTCTACCCAAgtgaaatacttaaaaatatttaaatactgtttCAGCCAAAATTACTTCAGTTCAGGATTCAATCCCAGACAAATTGCCAAAGCTTTCCctattaatttggttttgaatGACGGAATGTTTCTATTTCTACATTACCTGGAAGTAAATCAGTATTAGCGCATTCAGTAGTTGCTGGTTGACTGTCTCTCACTTGACTTTCCTGAGTCAGCATCTGATTCTTACTGGCTTCTACAGGTTTTGCAGAGTTGCTCTTTTGCACATCAGAATTAGTTTCTCTCTGCTGAAGATCCAGATGACATGGTCTTTCTTGAGATTTTGCATCACTGTCTAAGTACTTATTGCATGGGTGAAATTCACTAGCCACCTCATTCTTCATATTTACTTGCTGGTTTTCTCCTGGATGTGGACTACCTGCTGAATATACTTTCTCTGGGCAATTTTGTTCAGTCATTGAAGCACCGTGATTCTCCTTTCCTGGGATTTCAGTACCGTGAAGATGCAGGACAGAACTTCCACTTTTTTCCAATCTATTGTCTCTGTCCTTTTGCTGTTTGCCCCCCAGGAATCCCTCTTCAGTTTCCAATGGGTATCTTGAATAAAATGTCGTTCTGTGGTGCTCTTGAGAAACATTGTCAAATACTTCTGAAGGAGTAAGAGAATCTGTTGAGTGCTGACGTGAAGTGTGATTTTCCACTTTATCGTCAGCTCCCAATTCCTCACATTCATCTACTGAAAGTAAAACAGATCGTTTGAAATTTTTAGTTTTAGAAAACTCCTGACCTCCAGTATCATTTTCTGTTGCATCCTCAAAAGCTAAATTATCAATTCCTTGGAACTGTTGAGTAGGAACATTTGGTGGGGGAAATTTTTCTGCAACGTTCTCTGCTTCAGATCTGTCATCTTCTGTTTCATCGGCAGAAGAAGAAACTTGGTCTGCTTCCTGAGTGAACTGTGCACTACCAAAAGTAGAACTTTTGCTTTCTCTAGTAGTGGTCCGTGAACTCTCTTGATGGGACCAAATTTTTCTTGGTATTTCATCATCACTTGTTGAATTAACACGAAAGACATCAGAACCctcttttttcactttcacttCTATTCTTAGGCTGCTATCATAAATTTTTAATTCCTCAGGTGTACTTGTGTCACTGCTGCTTCTTCCAAGAAAATCATGACATAACATAGTACTGCATTTAGAAATCCCTCGTTCATTGGATCCCTCATCGTCCTGAGAGCCTCCGGCGTCATAATCTTCTGATCTTGGTTTTATATCATCAGAGGATGTGGTTGCACTGCCAGTATCTGATTCAGGACTCTCTTTTGGATCTACAGCACCAGTACTCCAGTGGTCCAcaaaaggaatttctgcattttcatggTTTTCTGGCATTTCCATAGGCTCTATAAGCTCTGTGTAATTAggtgaatatttttctgttatttgttCTGTGGAACATTCTGAAGCATCGTCTAAATCTGTTGTAACTGATTTATATTCAGTCAAGGCTGATGTATCACACAGTTCATCAACTGTAAGAAATCCTTCCACATGGATCTGAGAAGATGATGTCTCGTCATCTTTACTGGTTACTTGGGAAAGGCTTGACAAAGCATTTTCACCATAGTTACGACCTGTTTCAGAGTTTATTTTATCACTCTGTTCATTACAGACTTTTGTTGCTTTTGAATCTTTCACCAGTTCTCCTAAAACAATAGCCTTTTGATTGGTTTCCGTGGAAAAATCTGAATATCCATCATTGAAAGACTGTGCATGACAGTGAAATTCAGCTGCATTATCATCTTTCTCTGGATCTTCAATATTTCTAATTCCAGTCTGATCTCCATAGATTTGTCTTGTTTCCATGTCATTTTGTATTGAAACATTCAGTTTATAAAGAGTTTCTTCTGCAATTTGAGGAGAAGACGATGCGGATTGTATTTTGTATTGCACAGTTTCAGAAGAATCTggtaatttttgtttattggaTTGACAGGACTCCAGCAATTTATTGTCACTGCTACTTTCTGTGGCAGGTTTTAAAGATTCATTTGCAGAATAGCATTCATTATTGTCATGAAGCTGATCTGCCACAGCATCAGCCGTGTTTTTCTCAAGTTTCTGTCCTGAACCTCTGTGCTCAGAGGTGTGCACATTCTTCTGGACAACAGGAGAATCACTCCTTGAATGCTTCTGGGCGGAGGACTGAGATTTTAATacagctgttttctgtttttggTCTTTATTATTCGTAATCTCAGCATTCTTTGATGGAGCCAGAGTCTTAGGTGTTATTTTTGAAGTGGCTTTTGTTACAGGTGTTTGTGATGGTTTAATACTCTTCTTCTTAGCTGAAGGATGTTTTTCCGGGAGTGTTGTCTGAACCAGGTGTTGTAACAcgtttttttcttcattatgttTTGGAGACACTCTTGATTTCAGTGAATTTGGTGATTCCCCCTGAGGTCCTAACAAACAGTAAAAAAGACTATAAAGGTTGTATGTACCAGTCACAGTATATTCACCAATTTTACGTTAATGTTTGTTTATGTTAAAAAACAAGTTACTCAACTTTTAATGTAATTAAGGGATTTCAGGCTTGTTAAAGAATTAagtttgaaataataaaaagcagacaaaaatacCATCTTGGCACCTTTAAGGCAGTTCATAGAATATACATACAGGAATCACTTCAGCCTGTAACTGAAGTAGTCATCCCTGCagtaaaaagcagcagctctctaATAATGCATACAAACACTACACAGCAGCTTAGCACAGGAAGTAATGAGTACTGCATTCAATTTATATTGTAGAGGAAATGAACAGCGGCAGAAAATTATTACATTAGTTATAATGTGATTAGAATACCAGAGTCAATGTCCCTGCTCAGTCGGAAAATACTGCAAGATCTTTAATGACCACAAATTGACAGAACCTGTGTCTTCTATATCACTGCATTTAAGATAATAAAACTTGAATACTGGAGCTCCATCCTTAACACCTTGCATCCTTCTAAAGCAGTATTTCTTCTCAGTGTTCTACAGTGTCATTTCCGACCCCTGCCATCAGTAGCTGTTGAAATTGAGTATTTGTTTGGGGTCAGCAGCAGTAGCACTACTGAGAGGGGGAAATAGGAAAACACCAAAATAGGGAGGCATAAAGCAGTCTGCAGTCCAGATCTTTGAGACTTACTACAGATGCTTGACCTACAGAATTTCTGTTGAGCTCAGTCATGGTTCCAAATGCAGAAGTGCAGGGGATCAGCAAATGGAAGATTCTGCAGTGCAGATTaaacaagcagaagaaaacaccGACTGGCAGTGAAGACTGTCTTTGAAGTATTTTGAAGTTAACacattaatttgcattttacagTTTAGGATTGTCAACAAAAgtgaaatatggaaaaaaacccagaattctCCAGAAGATTTTTCCAAATACTTGTGCTAAAAACCTAACAAATCTCAAAGCTTTGCATAATAGTGGCAGATCATTTAACTGCTGTATGAAACTTTACCTTGGTTCTTGGGAGAATTGGTAGGTGTGTTTTGAGtcttttgctgtgctgcagaattCATACTCacattcccttttttctttagaaTGGCTTGTACATTTTGCTCATTACACCCTTttcctgttggtttttttgtcagACTGCAAAGAAATCATTACATACATTATTTTGAGGCTTAGATCTAGCAatgtttaattatatttaaacaaGAAATACATGTGTTTTAATGTGCACACATATATAAACATTGAAAATGCAACCTAAAAAGTAaaccttttgaaaataaaatatatatatctatattttgaatttatatACAAACATGGATGTATAATAACCCATTTCACAATTTCACTTCAGCTGTCTCCTGTCCAGTTTAATCTAAACTATTCCAGAAATGGAATACTACACCTTGTCTAGTCATTAACTGCTCCAGTGTGCAGAATTCTGAATGACCtataacaatttaaaaattattagcaTGCAGCAGTCCAACACAAAAGCCAAACCAATTTTATCTTTACAGCAATGTTGCCAATAGCTAACTCAAATTGCTTTGCAAATAACATCCTACAGACAACCATTCTCAGAGTAAAAAGAACACCTTATGGTAAGCTTAATAGCTCACCTGAAACCTTTCTTCCCAAACTCATGCACACATCTATGAAGCAGCACTGAACAGCTTTGTAACATACCTGCTTGTTGTGGCATTAGCCTCAAgctcagtctttttttttttagtggtgaCTCCATTTGAGACCTTCAGAGATACCTTTGTTTTCACTACTGTAGAGTAAATTCAAAGTTAATTACAGACGGAAATGCATTGCATAtaagtactgaaaaaaaatctaatatatGAAGATCAGTTATTGAGAAGACCATACATGCTAAAGTTGTAAAATGTTTACTGTTTTAGATGGCTTTTAATTGACCAAAAAGTCATTTTATACTCATTTACAGGGGAAGAATGTAACTCTTACCAACTTATAGAAAACTTCCCTGGCTGGTTTTCAGTGTATGACCAGCCTGAGACCAATCAGGAGAGAACTTTACAGAAAGAATTATAAAAAATTACCAgtctgttttttcccttcctcttctgaTTTATCCTCTTTGGGTTCCTCTGTCTGTTCACCCGCAGTCTGGATGTCCATGTTTGAATTTGCTGACTTGCTGGAAGTTGCTGCCACAGTCACCAAGGAGGGTGATTCTttccctgtggtttttttcaatggctttgttttgttctgcatGCTTGAGGTTACTGTCAGCACCTTAGGTCTGGCACCTGCAACTTTTCCTTCATGGTTCCTTAGTCCTTTGCTGcttcctgaatttttttgtcCACTTGCAGATGATGTCTTTTCTGTATCTTGCTTGGTAAGCATACTTTCAGCCTTcatatttccattattttctatttttgtctttataaCAGCTCTAGCCTTTGGCAGAGCAGCTTTTTCCCCAGGTTTGGAATCCTTGGTAATCTTGGAAACTAATTTTTTGCCATCTTTCCCCTTTACATCCTCATGCTTTGAAGTCTTATTAACAGTGTTTCTATTGGTGGATGCATGTCCAGATGCTCCTAATCCAtcagatttcattttattctgaTTAGTGGAAGAATCTCCCAAGCAATCTTTCTTGCTGTGTTCTGCCCAGGAAGTATTCCTTATACCAACAGATGCAGTAGTAGTTTTATttagctagggaaaaaaaaaaaaaaaaaccaaaaaactggcatcagaaaaaaatccaaacaaaacatACTTGTAACACCAAACTATCCATAAACTGTAATTTCTGAAACACATCTACTTTTAAAGTAGTACATGAATCTAAATCAACAAGATACAAATAGAAGTAAATTTTAATGTATCtatgtatatacatacacacacactcatTTTAGCTCAGTTTGTTGGCTTTCAAGAATATTAAAGCACTGCTCTATGTAGAGGAGACAGAAATATCTGAGTTTCACTTTTACTTTGGACAAATTACTCTGTAATACTTACTTATTTATATTATTAGTGTCTGCTTaagtaagaaaatgttttgagtTATATGTGCATATTTTCCAAAAAGGAATAAACACTATGCATTATTACAAacataaagacaaaaatcaTTTTACAAAATGTGATGATTTTAACCACTACCAAACAGCGTCTCCACACAGAAATGTCAGCATTGATTCTCTCAGGTAAAGAGGAACTGAAACATGGAGAATTAAGTGCATGAAAGGGATTCTTTGTGACACCAGTGTCATTGCAATGTATGCAAGACTGTCAAATCATGTGAAACCCATACCAGCTTTTTACTACTTAATAATGTAGTTTTGAGTGTGAGTTTCAATAGAAGAGTTGTTGAGGGcactaataaatatttttcagagcagGGAGTGTAACAGACTCAGTGTTGTGGTGGCTTATAATAATAGCAGAGATTCATTAGCTCAGTAGCAAACCATTTGCTCTGGGAAACTGATGAGTTTCATTATGTGGCAAGACAGGAATGTGAGGTTCTGGACACAAATTCCTGCCTTTTATTTGAGCTGCTCTGTTTGAAAATGTTGCAGAACACAGTCTAAGTCCTAAGATGTTTCCAGTAATCATTACTGATTCTACAGAAACAGTTtacaagaaaatacagatttttcaa contains:
- the BTBD8 gene encoding BTB/POZ domain-containing protein 8; protein product: MARCGGGAAPKGPGPAAAERQRLKEALAEQLRQDLDRLLAEGTHSDVTLQVGDEEVRAHRAVLLARAPLVCEHLAGGQLQLEPAELREFLRILYSSDINLKEIEELFMRKIQESNNTTLQNVQKNVNCLGQSKRTPIDHNTPSGAVQKGIVCVSGIEEEIPEAVIDAESDKAAAGDSKVETASVLGEDLLMLYKKCCCPDINICVEGKHFQAHRAILCARSSYFAAMLSGSWAESSQEHITLQGISHAEMNVVLHFIYGAILDFPDEVDVGHMLGIADMYGLDGLKEVAIYILKRDYCNFFQKPVPGKQQPVLECMAIAHSLGVENLYAACMKWVGKHFARCFSEKSFANLPTELQNNCLVMLINSLSHKNAAFRLMESDRLVNSLPRVKWTETAVALASRLHEECVTFIVANFLHVVQSEGFSVLLQAQAMSSKPDLLEVIFNAIEKSINNENSCFLLVAVDMLLDSANVKEMGFTCKIQALRDKLWVFLVQSFYAVRHTEGWKLVRPDHQQKIQAAAFDKGDDRRLGKKPVFTSSQLNKTTTASVGIRNTSWAEHSKKDCLGDSSTNQNKMKSDGLGASGHASTNRNTVNKTSKHEDVKGKDGKKLVSKITKDSKPGEKAALPKARAVIKTKIENNGNMKAESMLTKQDTEKTSSASGQKNSGSSKGLRNHEGKVAGARPKVLTVTSSMQNKTKPLKKTTGKESPSLVTVAATSSKSANSNMDIQTAGEQTEEPKEDKSEEEGKKQTVVKTKVSLKVSNGVTTKKKKTELEANATTSSLTKKPTGKGCNEQNVQAILKKKGNVSMNSAAQQKTQNTPTNSPKNQGPQGESPNSLKSRVSPKHNEEKNVLQHLVQTTLPEKHPSAKKKSIKPSQTPVTKATSKITPKTLAPSKNAEITNNKDQKQKTAVLKSQSSAQKHSRSDSPVVQKNVHTSEHRGSGQKLEKNTADAVADQLHDNNECYSANESLKPATESSSDNKLLESCQSNKQKLPDSSETVQYKIQSASSSPQIAEETLYKLNVSIQNDMETRQIYGDQTGIRNIEDPEKDDNAAEFHCHAQSFNDGYSDFSTETNQKAIVLGELVKDSKATKVCNEQSDKINSETGRNYGENALSSLSQVTSKDDETSSSQIHVEGFLTVDELCDTSALTEYKSVTTDLDDASECSTEQITEKYSPNYTELIEPMEMPENHENAEIPFVDHWSTGAVDPKESPESDTGSATTSSDDIKPRSEDYDAGGSQDDEGSNERGISKCSTMLCHDFLGRSSSDTSTPEELKIYDSSLRIEVKVKKEGSDVFRVNSTSDDEIPRKIWSHQESSRTTTRESKSSTFGSAQFTQEADQVSSSADETEDDRSEAENVAEKFPPPNVPTQQFQGIDNLAFEDATENDTGGQEFSKTKNFKRSVLLSVDECEELGADDKVENHTSRQHSTDSLTPSEVFDNVSQEHHRTTFYSRYPLETEEGFLGGKQQKDRDNRLEKSGSSVLHLHGTEIPGKENHGASMTEQNCPEKVYSAGSPHPGENQQVNMKNEVASEFHPCNKYLDSDAKSQERPCHLDLQQRETNSDVQKSNSAKPVEASKNQMLTQESQVRDSQPATTECANTDLLPGDIDDYDTMAQTCMYEHRPSKTLSPIYEMDVGEAIEQRMDSETAVLEMDFEDQQFAEQDWTLLRQLLSEQDSNIDFKNSLPEDLNLAQCLINQTLFLARDGSNPQGTSQVDTFSRWTELMSPLDDSSASITVASFSSEDCSSPQGEWTILELETHH